Genomic window (Leptospira kanakyensis):
CATTGAAAGGTTGGAAAATAATTTCAAAATAGAAATTAGTAACGAAGAAGCTAAAAACATAAATTCCTTTGACGACATTGTCAAACTTGTCGCAAAAAAACTAAACCACTCCTAATAGAGAATTTACATTTCACTCCATCACAGTAACCAATTCGTTTGATTGGAACATATCAACGGGGGAGATGACTGGTTCAACATACGGAATATTTTTCCCATATCTTTTTTTCATGAGCGTTTGGACTGGTTTAGAAGATAAATCAAAGTCTCGTAATGTTTTTAAATTTCCCAGTTGGATGCCTGTAAACTTGTCATAAAGTTTCCAAACAAGTTCCGTACAATAAATTCGATCATCCGACCACTCAAAGTAAAGATCATAATGTTTGCCAAGTAAGGAATTACCATATTCTTTCATTTTTTGAATGGTCTCTGGTGTCAGTTTTGTTTTTGTTTTACTAATACGTTTGATCACATAATGGTTGTTTGTTCCTCTCCCGATGAATTTTGGAAGATCGGTGATTTTGACAGGTTCAATGGCTTCTAATACTTTGAATGTTTTTCCATATTTAAAAATAATTCCAACATGGGTGTATTTAGATTTTGTTGCTAATTTAATGGCAGTTGCTTGTTCTGATTTTGATTCATGAAAAATAATATCTCCCTCTTCTAACTTTGAAGTATCGATTGATTTCCCAAATATTGGAATTGTGGATATCATTAAAAGTAGAACTAGGAGTTTAAATTTTAAGTCATTCATTTTAGGCCTGATTCAAAATCATCTTACTTGTAGCGGAAATCGATGGGATCAAAAGCAGTGGCTTTTGCCTACCTACCAAGGGATCTCTTTTTTATCCCGAAAGAATTTTCCTGTGGGCCCATTGTCAGGTAAGGTCGCTGCCCAAACGATAGTCTCTGCACCTTTTTCCACAGGTCTTGTCGCACTTTCACCACCCATATCCGTTTTCACCCAACCAGGACAAACCGAGTTGATTTTGATATTTTTCCCAACTCCTTCTGTGCTTGCCACATTCGTGAGGGCATTGATGGCAGTTTTGGAAATACGGTAGGCTGGATACCCACCTCCCATATCAGAAAGTTGTCCCATCCCTGAACTAACATTCACTATACGACCGAAATTGTTTTGGATCATCATTGGTAGAAATACCTGAATCATTCGCAGAGGCCCATAAAGATTCACAAGAAGGGTTCTATGTAAGTCTTCGCTTGTGGTAGCAAAGAAAGAACCTGGGTCAGCAAAAATCCCCGCATTGTTTACGAGGATGTCCAGTTTACCAAAACTTCCTGTGATGGTGTCCAGGGCCTCACTGATACTTTGTTCCTTGGAAACGTCAAGGGAAAGGATTTCCCCTTTGCCTACAGCTTTGACTGCCTCGAGTGTGTCTTCGGCTTCTCCAGGATTTCTTGCACCAATGAGAACATAGATTCCTTGTTTTGCAAGATCGATGGAGACTTGTTTCCCTATCCCTCGGTTGGCCCCAGTGACAAGTGCGATGCGTTCCTTGGATTCTTTCATGGAAATCAAATCTCCTTTGGTAGTTTTACACTACCATTACATCTATAGACTGTTTTTACTTAGACTTAGAAAGTTCTGTAAGCCATTTTTCTGTTTGTGCTTCGATAAAGGCTTTGTCTGTAATTACCCACTTGGACATAAGAACATGCATTCCATTTTCGACTGCCACCTTCCTGTTGAGAGGATTCGGAGTTTTGTCCAAACCAAAGTTTGCATATCCTTCTAACATTTTAGGAACACTGGCCGTTGGGTCTTGTTCTTTATCCGTTTTATAGTAATACAACAGTAAAGCGGGTGAAGTTACTTTTCGAAACACATCAGGAACTGCTGCATAATTTCGTAAATCATTCACACCAGCAAGAGCGGCGAAGTATTGTTCTGGATACCAATAGTTATTTCTTTCTGGTAAGACCTTGGGATTGTTATTGTGAGCGGAAGCTCTTACCTTTCCTTTGAGTAAATGGATGAAGGTAAGTCCACCAGGATAGTTGAATAAATTCAAACTGCTATCGACTGGTGCATAAAATGGATTCGCTAAAACGAGACCATCCACTTCTTCAGGATATTCGGAAGCAAGCCAAGTGGCAAGAAGGCCTCCCATCGAACTTCCAAACACAACCACACGATCACCTTGCGATTGCATCATATACAAAGCTTCACGAGAAGCATCTAAGTAGTTGTTAAAGTTTTGGTCTCTTTGGTCTTCTTTGTTGGTTCCGTGTCCCGGCAGGCGAAGTAGGTAGGTATTGGCTTTAAATTTTTTGGCCAATTTTTCCATCACCTCTTCTCCTTCCGCGCGAGAGGCACCATATCCATGGATGTATAAAAATGCGAGGGGAGTTTTTTTACCGAAACTGATATAACGTTCTTCGTTTCCAGGCCTATGGTTTTTGCTTTTACTTTCCGCCAACTTCTCTTGGAAGTAAACTTCGAAGTTCGCATAACTTAAATTTGCTTTTGCTTCATACTTGGGCCGGCCCGCACAGGAAACTAGGACAAAGGAAACGGTGATGAGGAGAACAGCAGACAGCTGTCGGAGGTTGTGGAATAAAGAACACGATTTAGCCATACAAATGGAAAATATTACAGTGTTTTTGCTTTCTTGTAAAGAGAGAAAAACCCTTGGCACAGGAAGGGTCGTACGAAAAAAGGTAGTAAATACCCCATTCTCATAAGGAACATCCCGGAATGTATAGCCAATTCACAGAGCAACAACTTGAAATCAGAGATTTAGTTCGTAACTTCGTAAAAAAAGAAATCCCACATGAAGTAGCATTGCACTGGGATGAGAAAAACCAACACCCAACAGAACTCATCAATAAAATGCGTTCGGAACTGGGAATTAACGGTCTTGTCATTCCAGAAGAATACGGTGGATGGGGACTTGGTGCGATCGAGCAGTGTTTGGCTATCGAGGAACTTTCTCGTGGATGCCTAGGAATCGCACTCGGATTTGCTTACACTGGTCTTGGAATCCTTCCAATTCTAAAAGGTGCGACTCACGAACAAAAATTAAAATGGCTTCCTGAAATTGCGGACGGAAAGTTCGGAGTTTCTTTCTGTTTGTCTGAGCCAGGTGCTGGTTCTGACGTTCCAGGTATGACCACTCGCGCTGAGAAAAAAGGCGACAAATGGATCATCAATGGTGCAAAACAATGGATCACTGGTGCTTCTGATGCACAGGCCTTTACTGTATTTGCTTATACTGATAAAAACCGCGGAACACGTGGAGTTTCTTGTTTCTACGTTCCACGTAACGCAAAAGGTCTTACTGTTGGTAAAAAAGAAGATAAACTCGGAATTAGAGCATCTTCTACTCACCAAGTGATCTTTGAAGATTGTGAAGTAGGCGAAGACGCACTCGTAGGAAAAGAAAACCTAGGTTTCGTTTACGCTCTCCAAACTTTGAATGCTTCTCGTCCGTTCGTAGCGGTAATGGGAGTGGGTGTGGCACAAGCAGCACTTGACCATGCAGCTCGTTACGCTCGTGAGAGAGAACAGTTCGGTGTTAAAATCGGAACTTTCCAAGCAGTACAACACATGTTAGCTGATATGTCTATCAAAGTAGAAACTGCAAGAGAAATCACTTACAAAGCAGCTCGTCTTTCTGATGCAAACGATCCTAACCTTCCAAAATACTCTGCGATTGCAAAAGCATACGCTTCTGAATGTGCGGTTCAGTGTGCTACTGACGCAGTTCAAATTTTTGGTGGATACGGATACACGAAAGAGTATCCAGTTGAGAAGTTAATGAGAGATTCAAAAATCCTCACGATCTTCGAAGGAACGACACAAATCCAAAAGAACGAAATTGCAGCTTACGTAATCAAAGAAGCAGCTTCTAAAAAAGACTAAGATTTTCAAAAAGAAAGTCGGTCAGTAAGGAAAGCCTCCAGAGATGGGGGCTTTTTTTTTGGGGTTTGGGTGTACAGGATTGGATGTAGGTATCCCCGCCCTGAATTGGGTGGGGTGAGTCCACCCGCCACCCAATGACTTCCCTATACAACACCCCCCTAATTCTTCCCATCTAAAATTTGTATTTGCAAATTTTAATATAAGGAAGTTCATCTTTCTACATCCATGAATCAAAATTTCAAAATTCGAATGGTCGAAACCCTAGATCCAAACTCACAAATTTGTTTGGATCATCTTTGGGAAGAAATCCAAAATCGATATGGATTCCAAGCACCAAACCCAATGGACTTCCAAGATTTTTTGCCTCCTGGTGGTAAGTTTTTTATCGCCGAACATAATGAAACAAAGGAAACAATCGGATCAGCCGCTTATACAAAGTTTAGTGATTCACAATGTGAATTGGATGCCGTTTATGTATTTCCCAAGTTCCGTAAAAACAAAGTCGCCATATCATTGTTAAATGAACTAGAGAAACAAGCTCAAGCCGACCATTATTCTTCCATGATTTTGCGAGCGGGCGCACCACAACCAGAAGCTCTAACTTTATACAAAAATTTTGGATTCAAAGAAATTCCATCGTTTGGTAAGTGGGTATCAGATCCCACTGCCATTTGTTTTGAGAAAAAAATAATCTAACTCGTTTTCTTTGGCCGCCCGGGCGAGCTACTCCGGAGTCCGCGTTCGCTTCCCCCTGCTTTGTCTATCGCCAAACCAGGGTGCCTGCGGCATCCTTCGTATCCCTGGCGGTTTTCATCCAACTTTACAATGTTAGATTTTCTTTTTTTAAATTAAAAAAAGGCTGACTTTCATTTCTCTGTCTGACAAAATCATACTTCTGTTTAGAGGTCTTGTTTGTTGTGGAAAAAAAAGAAAATAAAAAATTAATCCCTCCCTCGTCCTTAAAGGAAGAAGATGAAAAACACAAACTCATCCTTCGTCAGATGGAAACCTTAGGAAAAATTGGACATTGGGAAGTAGACTTCGTCAAACAAACCTTACATTGGTCAGAAGGTGTTTTTTATATTCTCGAAATGGATCCGTCCGCCATGCCTGTAGACTTAGAAAAAGGTTTTTTATCTGTCCATCCCGATGACCGCGAACGTGCCGTGAAACATATGCAAGATGTTTTAGAAACAGGAATCAAATACGATTTAGAATGTAGACTCATCACCACAACTGGAAAAATCATCTTTGTCCATTCTCTTGCTGATGTGATTCGCGGAGAAAAAAATGAACCCTTACAAATTGTAGGAATATTTCAAGACATCACCGAACAAAGAGAAGCTTATCAAAATCTTTTACAAAAGGAACTTAGGCTCAGCACCATCCTCAAGTCAGAACCAGAATGTGTGAAAGTAGTTTCCCCAGAAGGAATTCTCATCGAGATGAATCCCGCCGGATTACAAATGATAGAAGCTGACCATCCGGAAGAAGCTCTCGGACAAAAAGTGGAAAATTTAGTTTACCCAGAAGATTTGGTTTTTTATCAATCCTTACATAAAAATGCTCTCCAAGGAATCCAGTCCAGCGCACGATTTCGAATCATTGGTCTGAAAGGAACCAAACGATGGATGGAAAGTACTGCCGTTCCTCTCACCAACCAATTGGGAGAAATTACCTCGGTGCTCAGTGTCACTCGTGATATATCCGAAAAAGTAAGTGCAGAAGAAAATCTCATACGCATTAAAAAAAACCAAGAAGCCCTGATCAATGGGACTTCTGATTTAATTTGGTCTTTAGACTCTAACTACCGTTTGATTGCTGCAAACCAAGCCTTTCTGGATGTGATGGGTTTTCTCCTTGGAGTTGTTGCCAAAGAAGGAGATTCTGTTCTTATCTTAAACCAAGGAGAGGCCTTTTATGAAAAATGGAAGGGTTACTATGAAAGGGGTCTCTCCGGCGAAACTTTTAAAACATACGAAAAGTTCCTAAGTCCCATTACGGGAAAAGAAGAACACCGCGAAGTATTTTTTAATCCTATTAGAAATACAAACCAAGAGATTACAGGTCTCGCTTGTTTTTCTAAAGACATCACCGATTTGATGTTGAAACGAATGGAACTTGTTTCGAGTGAAAGACGGTACCGGGCTCTTGTCGAAAATGGTGTAGATGTCATTGCAATCCTGAGTGCTGAAGGTTTTGCAAAATATGTTTCTCCATCCATCACTAAAGTATTGGGATACTCCGAAAAGGAAGCCATGGAGATGAATTTATTTGATTTTCTTCATCCAGATGATGTTCCTAAAATCAAAGAACGATTGGAAGAGGTGATCACCCTTCCAGAAGGAAATTCCCTTCCCAGCCATAATTTCCGAGTCAAACACCAAAATGGTTCTTGGAGGTGGATGGAATCCACGATCACCAACTTAATGGATGATGAAAGTATCGGCGGGATTGTAGATAATTTTCATGATGTGACCGAACGAGTTGTCCAGATCACGGCCATCCAAACCCAAAACGAAAAACTAAAGGCCATTGCTTGGACCCAGTCCCATGTAGTGCGAAATCCTTTGGCCAAACTGATGGGGATTGTGGATTTGATCAAAACAGGAACCTTGTCCCCCACGGAAGAAAGGAAAAGCCTAGACCATCTGATCGAATCAGCAAAAGAACTGGATGAAATCATCCAAGACATTGTGCTAAAATCCCAAAGAGTCATAGTTCCATGAATTTATTCTAATCGGATGGTTTATTTTATCTTGCATCTTGTACTAAATTAGTTCTAATTCCTGCCATGGTTTTCTCAACATTTCTTTCTGACTTAGTTCTTTCCTTAGTTTCCCTCGCGATGGCTTACCGGTTCGTAGGGAAGTCTTCCATTCCCTCTCGTTCCGCTTTGTACGGATTTGCCATCATTGGAATTTCTGCGGGACTCGGTTCCATTCACTTTCTTGGAATCAACACACTCGATTCTATCTATCGTTTCTTTGTGGGATTGTCGGGATGTGTCGGTGTTCCTCTCTTAGGATTGGCATTTTTTCATTTCACCTTTCGTTCTTTGTCGGAAAAAACTTTTTTCCTTTTCATTGCTGTCGCATTTCTTCTGTATTTGGCATTCTCTTATCTCTATCCACTAGGTATTTATTCGACAGTTGTTGGTGGAATTGCGATGTTTATCATTCTCATTAGTTCTCTTGTGCGATTCCCTCGAAAATCAAATGCAGCTGTGATGGGAATCATTGGTTCTGTTTTATTTATCGTTGCTGGTCTTGTGATTGGTACTAAGGGCTCAACAGGTCCCGTTCTGAACGTTGATATCTTTCATATCTTACTTGCGATTGCTAATTATTGCATCGCCGAGGGAATCAAAAAATTAAGCTAGATTAAAAGTGAGGAGTTTTTAGAATCTTTCCAAGTGTGACTATGGAAAACTTCTCTAATTCCACGTTAGAAAAAATACTAAAACTCCAAACAGAATTAACTGCTGCCAAACCAGATGTTCCTTATCTTTTAGATCTCATCACTCTTCGAGCCAAAGAGATCACAAATTCTGATGGGGCAGTTTTTGAATTAGTGGAAGGTGATGAATTAGTTTATCGCGCCGCAAGTGGAATGGGGGAAAAACAAATTGGACTTAGAATTCCAGTCAAAGGAAGTTTCTCTGGCCTAAGCCTACAATCCAAAGAAACGTTATATTGTTCAGATTCAGAAATGGATGATCGGGTCAACAGAGAGGCTTGCCGCCGTGTAGGCCTTCGTTCTATGATTGTACTTCCTTTGTATTTTGATTCTGAAGTTCTTGGTGTTTTAAAAGTACATAGTGCAGTCGTTGATTATTATTCAGCTAACGAAACTTATGTGCTAAATATGTTGTCGGGAACGATGGCCGCCATTTTGCACAATGCATATCGTTGGGCAGAAAGAGAAAAAAGCCTGCAATCGATGGCTTACCTTGCCAGTCACGATGCTCTCACTGGTGTTTACAATCGTTCTGCCTTTTATGACTATTTGAGAAGAGGACTACATCGAATCCAGGAAGATCCTTCCTGTTTGACTGTTGCTCTTTTTGACTTAGATGGTTTAAAAATTGTGAATGATACACATGGCCATGCTGCAGGAGATTTTTATATTTCTAAGTTTGCCAGTCGTTTTTCTCATTTGCTCCAACACCAAGATGTGTTTGCTAGGCTTGGGGGAGATGAGTTTGGCCTCATTTTGATCCATCACGAATCAAAAGAATCTACACTTGGATTACTCGGGAACCTTACCAAAATGGTGGAAGGAGAAATCCAATTTGATACCACCAAGTTGGAAATCAAAACCAGTATGGGGCTTTCCTTTTCTCCCGAAGATGGAACGGAACCGGAAACTTTGATGGCAATTGCAGATAGTCGTATGTATGAACACAAAAGGTCCAAAAAAAATAAGTAAATCTTCGCATCTTAGATTCCTTCCTGTATTCATTGAATCTTTAACATTGTCTAACAAAGACAAATGAATCTTACATCCCCATTATTTTCTCAGTTCTCTCTTCCAAGTGGTGTGACTCTACCCAACCGACTGGTAAAAGCGGCGATGGAAGAAAACCTTTCTAATCCCAATTTAGAACCAGACAAAGCGTTATGGAATCTTTATGAAAATTGGGCCTTGGGAGGTGTTGGTACCATCATCACAGGAAACGTAATGGTGGACCACAGAGCCATGACAGGGCCCGGAGGTGTAGTTTTAGAAGACGGTTCTTCCTTGGATGGATTTCGCATTTGGTCTTCTAAAGCAAAAATTGCTGGGGGAAAGATCATTATGCAGATCAATCATCCTGGTAGGCAAGTATTAGCAAAGTTAGGTGGTGAAGTTTGGGCTCCGTCTGCGATCCCAGTAGACATCGGGAAATTATCCAAACTTTTAGGCAAACCCAGAGCCATGACGGAAGGGGAAATTTTAGAAACCATAGAAAGATTTGCCAAAACGTCCCAGTTGGCTGAGGAAGCAGGTTTTGATGGCGTAGAAATTCATGCTGCCCATGGTTATCTCATCAGTCAGTTTTTATCTCCACTAGTCAATAGAAGAGAAGACCTGTGGGGTGGGAGTTTAGAGAACAGGTCGCGATTTTTGTTAGAAGTGATTCGTAAGGTGCGGGCATCTGTGAAACCAAGTTT
Coding sequences:
- a CDS encoding alpha/beta hydrolase, translating into MPRVFLSLQESKNTVIFSICMAKSCSLFHNLRQLSAVLLITVSFVLVSCAGRPKYEAKANLSYANFEVYFQEKLAESKSKNHRPGNEERYISFGKKTPLAFLYIHGYGASRAEGEEVMEKLAKKFKANTYLLRLPGHGTNKEDQRDQNFNNYLDASREALYMMQSQGDRVVVFGSSMGGLLATWLASEYPEEVDGLVLANPFYAPVDSSLNLFNYPGGLTFIHLLKGKVRASAHNNNPKVLPERNNYWYPEQYFAALAGVNDLRNYAAVPDVFRKVTSPALLLYYYKTDKEQDPTASVPKMLEGYANFGLDKTPNPLNRKVAVENGMHVLMSKWVITDKAFIEAQTEKWLTELSKSK
- a CDS encoding GNAT family N-acetyltransferase — encoded protein: MVETLDPNSQICLDHLWEEIQNRYGFQAPNPMDFQDFLPPGGKFFIAEHNETKETIGSAAYTKFSDSQCELDAVYVFPKFRKNKVAISLLNELEKQAQADHYSSMILRAGAPQPEALTLYKNFGFKEIPSFGKWVSDPTAICFEKKII
- a CDS encoding acyl-CoA dehydrogenase family protein, whose translation is MYSQFTEQQLEIRDLVRNFVKKEIPHEVALHWDEKNQHPTELINKMRSELGINGLVIPEEYGGWGLGAIEQCLAIEELSRGCLGIALGFAYTGLGILPILKGATHEQKLKWLPEIADGKFGVSFCLSEPGAGSDVPGMTTRAEKKGDKWIINGAKQWITGASDAQAFTVFAYTDKNRGTRGVSCFYVPRNAKGLTVGKKEDKLGIRASSTHQVIFEDCEVGEDALVGKENLGFVYALQTLNASRPFVAVMGVGVAQAALDHAARYAREREQFGVKIGTFQAVQHMLADMSIKVETAREITYKAARLSDANDPNLPKYSAIAKAYASECAVQCATDAVQIFGGYGYTKEYPVEKLMRDSKILTIFEGTTQIQKNEIAAYVIKEAASKKD
- a CDS encoding DUF6962 family protein — protein: MVFSTFLSDLVLSLVSLAMAYRFVGKSSIPSRSALYGFAIIGISAGLGSIHFLGINTLDSIYRFFVGLSGCVGVPLLGLAFFHFTFRSLSEKTFFLFIAVAFLLYLAFSYLYPLGIYSTVVGGIAMFIILISSLVRFPRKSNAAVMGIIGSVLFIVAGLVIGTKGSTGPVLNVDIFHILLAIANYCIAEGIKKLS
- a CDS encoding NADH:flavin oxidoreductase/NADH oxidase family protein translates to MNLTSPLFSQFSLPSGVTLPNRLVKAAMEENLSNPNLEPDKALWNLYENWALGGVGTIITGNVMVDHRAMTGPGGVVLEDGSSLDGFRIWSSKAKIAGGKIIMQINHPGRQVLAKLGGEVWAPSAIPVDIGKLSKLLGKPRAMTEGEILETIERFAKTSQLAEEAGFDGVEIHAAHGYLISQFLSPLVNRREDLWGGSLENRSRFLLEVIRKVRASVKPSFIVAVKLNSADFQKGGFTFEDAKEVISKIQTLGVDFIELSGGNYEAPAMQGESRDGSTLSREAYFLDFASEVAKTATVPILVTGGIRKKQIAESVLESGVPLVGIATALALNPNLPNDWREGKLGNPTLPEPKWKSKTLKGLANMAMVRYQLNRLSQNKRTTVKVSPVLRLLFDQIRLSKLTKRYRRWIQKN
- a CDS encoding YiiX family permuted papain-like enzyme, encoding MNDLKFKLLVLLLMISTIPIFGKSIDTSKLEEGDIIFHESKSEQATAIKLATKSKYTHVGIIFKYGKTFKVLEAIEPVKITDLPKFIGRGTNNHYVIKRISKTKTKLTPETIQKMKEYGNSLLGKHYDLYFEWSDDRIYCTELVWKLYDKFTGIQLGNLKTLRDFDLSSKPVQTLMKKRYGKNIPYVEPVISPVDMFQSNELVTVME
- a CDS encoding sensor domain-containing diguanylate cyclase — translated: MENFSNSTLEKILKLQTELTAAKPDVPYLLDLITLRAKEITNSDGAVFELVEGDELVYRAASGMGEKQIGLRIPVKGSFSGLSLQSKETLYCSDSEMDDRVNREACRRVGLRSMIVLPLYFDSEVLGVLKVHSAVVDYYSANETYVLNMLSGTMAAILHNAYRWAEREKSLQSMAYLASHDALTGVYNRSAFYDYLRRGLHRIQEDPSCLTVALFDLDGLKIVNDTHGHAAGDFYISKFASRFSHLLQHQDVFARLGGDEFGLILIHHESKESTLGLLGNLTKMVEGEIQFDTTKLEIKTSMGLSFSPEDGTEPETLMAIADSRMYEHKRSKKNK
- a CDS encoding acyl carrier protein produces the protein MYFLLYWYDSFTGNLNFLWKYTDEFTDIEIIERLENNFKIEISNEEAKNINSFDDIVKLVAKKLNHS
- a CDS encoding PAS domain S-box protein; this encodes MEKKENKKLIPPSSLKEEDEKHKLILRQMETLGKIGHWEVDFVKQTLHWSEGVFYILEMDPSAMPVDLEKGFLSVHPDDRERAVKHMQDVLETGIKYDLECRLITTTGKIIFVHSLADVIRGEKNEPLQIVGIFQDITEQREAYQNLLQKELRLSTILKSEPECVKVVSPEGILIEMNPAGLQMIEADHPEEALGQKVENLVYPEDLVFYQSLHKNALQGIQSSARFRIIGLKGTKRWMESTAVPLTNQLGEITSVLSVTRDISEKVSAEENLIRIKKNQEALINGTSDLIWSLDSNYRLIAANQAFLDVMGFLLGVVAKEGDSVLILNQGEAFYEKWKGYYERGLSGETFKTYEKFLSPITGKEEHREVFFNPIRNTNQEITGLACFSKDITDLMLKRMELVSSERRYRALVENGVDVIAILSAEGFAKYVSPSITKVLGYSEKEAMEMNLFDFLHPDDVPKIKERLEEVITLPEGNSLPSHNFRVKHQNGSWRWMESTITNLMDDESIGGIVDNFHDVTERVVQITAIQTQNEKLKAIAWTQSHVVRNPLAKLMGIVDLIKTGTLSPTEERKSLDHLIESAKELDEIIQDIVLKSQRVIVP
- a CDS encoding SDR family oxidoreductase; translation: MKESKERIALVTGANRGIGKQVSIDLAKQGIYVLIGARNPGEAEDTLEAVKAVGKGEILSLDVSKEQSISEALDTITGSFGKLDILVNNAGIFADPGSFFATTSEDLHRTLLVNLYGPLRMIQVFLPMMIQNNFGRIVNVSSGMGQLSDMGGGYPAYRISKTAINALTNVASTEGVGKNIKINSVCPGWVKTDMGGESATRPVEKGAETIVWAATLPDNGPTGKFFRDKKEIPW